agcaactatcttggcagatatgtctaacagggattgcctctggttatcttgtcacaggacacattaatgttaacaaatactcatttcctttctttgtcttcggcagtggtccaaccatatctataatcactttgctaaaggattctcctctaacttctataggttgtaggggggctttcttgatagtttcattcagttttccagTTATCTggaaaacctgctaacatctttgtgaagtccaggccagaaaaaatatttcatgatcctCTCCACAGTCtttctgattcccatatgtccagactcatgagctactgcaaccacttgctttttCAACGGATAtcgaatcaaaatttgatgatattcgccccatacatcATTTCTTCCGGTATATCTGTAGGGTCTATACTTCCtaatcagcaaaccttccttcaaataataacaggtaggagtttgttgcatctcttctcgatcaaaaactctgaagaaaaaatcagttaacgatgcatccttcttctgcaagtccattagcttctctcttgtcactagACCAActttcaagggttgaattctcaatatctgctaactcagctactgtagtttcactactgtcttcagtaacactttgactactcggaggctcttcaggaacatcaggttcttctttttcgtcgttgtcgtcttcttcatcttcttgggaaatctcttcttggtcagcaatatgggaaacatcacttccctggaacaattcttctaagcacaaagatccttcacttgatccttcttgggtgtgtaaatcctcagtttcttcactgctcaccaggacaaggaacaaatggcacaccaccaacttcattccccaatagaacatgtacaccttccacagccagtgagttctttacagcaaaatcaacattccctgtcaccaattcacatgacaggtgtaagcgacATATAGGAgtgacttcctctcctcctatacccttcaaaataactgaatctcctgtgagactcttctccaactgagggtgagaaccacgtactaccacactatggttactccctgtatcacgtaatactttgactggtacctgcacacttccttcttgagttgacagcataccctcatagatatatggcttaaaagcctccacactgctaagccactcactgcttgaggtaacatttccactggttgctaaacattcagcttgtttagtttcattcttctctggcgtctgattctttcccacactgctcttcgtagtttgtttcacctggtcacttttcactacttgaccaactggctttgactgctgttgattccggtaacactcttgactgtagtgtcctactcttccacacttgaaacagacaacattaggtttctgtaactatcttgaaaaactggatgaggatttcacattagcttgctgagttgtattactttgtgtactcttggtagtatctcttgtaggtttcccattaaagttgttcctgttatttggataagacttaaaacctgagcgttgttgactctggtactttacattgtaattacgtttactactgattgtattgtaatcttcactcagtgtagcagttttgtcaagtttcttcacttctctctctctcaaataggctctcatatgttcaggaattccctgaagatactgttcaagaacaagtaactcctctaactcatcaaaagtttttacattagcagcttctaaccaacatttgaaacaccttctcactttgcacgcataatctaagaatgttcccttctcatcttttcttaaatttctgaatctttcattgtagtactctggggtcatctggtaaacttgtagctcACTGTGTTTAAgaaccttgtagtctttacactgatcagctgttaaggctagataagccttcattctccctttaccaattaagacactttgtagcaaaactgaccatttatcttctggccatcccatacctgaagccacttctcaaagtgatcaaaaaactcatctggagcttcttcagtaaacttagggataacttctgtactcttactacatcaaatacagggtcttgattaccttggttagggttagacagtggtagaggtaatgtggatctaactcttatcaattccatttccctttcatgtcttgcgatttctctttcctcttttatcctttctctttcctcttctactgctttttcttattctctttctcttctttcttgtttttcccaatctattctttctctttcagcttgcattttcagcttaatcaaattctcttctgcttcaatgcgtctaagctctaactctgcatcacttttctctttcttttctgcttgcttattcataagatcagcacgtactacattcaacaactcttgagccaattctaactcatcttcatcagttattctaccagagtctatcaatgattccatagcaatacatcttatttgtgcctttaccatactagtagacacataaccaccacatgccactgctaaagcgctccactgtgctttagtcagagtggtttcagataaaacttggatggaaggggctgctaaaaattcctgaaccttgaactgagccattttcctctaagttatcaacttacaattcaatacaataaatgcaaaacaaaaactatatggtcactctcctaactaaatatatccctaataccaccagtatatactagagtgataatgaaatctgctttcccgggtctctcgGGCCACCATtaattacttgtgacgaagtgccaagtatctggtactacactttaccattcattaactgttacctcacaaaagccagaaaCCTGAACCCTcaatcacaggtactaaacgactgaatactctaaaggcaacagtgatcccttaacaacttaccagtattgcagaaaatcagactatgttcatcaaaacaggtgtgaggtaatcttgtaagtaattaaatttaatcaaataaagccacatcactccatcaacaaatttaaaagtctaagtatttccctgacttcagaagtctaagtacttccctggttctaagtcacttcaagttaattgaaggaaaacagatcaatcaccactctatgtttctacctaacatcaacataatcaaatgcaaatatactggttagaaatgaaaacacttataaaaattttatatacaaaaatttattattaaattcaaaatttataagtgaaattcacaatatcagggaaaattactgttacttgaaaacaaagtaaagttcaattaattcttgaatcaattaagtaaaattaaatcaaaattaatttatcacaaattcaaggaaattaattcaatcaaaattcaaagtgttaggcaataattgaaaatggaaattaattcacaaNNNNNNNNNNNNNNNNNNNNNNNNNNNNNNNNNNNNNNNNNNNNNNNNNNNNNNNNNNNNNNNNNNNNNNNNNNNNNNNNNNNNNNNNNNNNNNNNNNNNNNNNNNNNNNNNNNNNNNNNNNNNNNNNNNNNNNNNNNNNNNNNNNNNNNNNNNNNNNNNNNNNNNNNNNNNNNNNNNNNNNNNNNNNNNNNNNNNNNNNNNNNNNNNNNNNNNNNNNNNNNNNNNNNNNNNNNNNNNNNNNNNNNNNNNNNNNNNNNNNNNNNNNNNNNNNNNNNNNNNNNNNNNNNNNNNNNNNNNNNNNNNNNNNNNNNNNNNNNNNNNNNNNNNNNNNNNNNNNNNNNNNNNNNNNNNNNNNNNNNNNNNNNNNNNNNNNNNNNNNNNNNNNNNNNNNNNNNNNNNNNNNNNNNNNNNNNNNNNNNNNNNNNNNNNNNNNNNNNNNNNNNNNNNNNNNNNNNNNNNNNNNNNNNNNNNNNNNNNNNNNNNNNNNNNNNNNNNNNNNtggaaattaattcacaagtgctaaacaacaataaaacttgaaaagaattctaagtaaatgcaaattaattcacaagtgtcaaatttaattaaatgtgcaatgattaagcaataaaaataactaagttaattaaattgtgaatgcaaatgaaaatacagaaaaatgtggacaataccaaaatttcaaaaagcattaatcacacagaatataaaataaaaaggcacacttcaataagaaaatggacaaatccacaaaacataaaaaccacttcaaatgaataaacacaaaacaaaaatttgtaatgtgtaaaagtgtaaatctttccactcaaaacattgtaataattagttatcagtttttaccaaaccttttaaccatcagttattagtttttacctaaccactgttcctatcagttattagatATTAGTTCTTACCAAACctctgttcctatcagttattagttgcaactaataaaaatataacacactttaccttggtataccaacttgtttctttctttactgcagcttgtttcacactttcacaaaaccaggcgccgtcaCAACagcaatgtctgttcagattccacaaaaaccactaaataatactaaataaactctaagaaacatcaaatccgaaattctcaagttacaagtgaccattcaataagtacgaaatcgttacgttactttaaaaacaaaagtgttatgtgatggagagagagagagagagagagagagagagagagatatgtgatcactttgagaatctacgcccgaatgaaaaacttctcccttacggaagctgaacaggggagatgacacaaaacgttttgggcaataattcttccagAAATTTCCATTATGACGCAATTTTACATACAGACTGTGAAActtgcacgtggctttgatcaaagacatacgcgtacgagacgattctgctcaacagacacgtacccgatcgaaacggaggttgagcgataattaagattgacatgttttgataacaacacgaaGGCTCGAGCTCACTTAATCTCGAgaagatgaaaagttactgaaacaattctagctttgaacggacaaagaagatctctctctttctacattctacgttatatatattcttttacattatgttatgcaaaatctgagcgcacatttaaaacatcctagctctaagctatctaggaatctgaaaaaatgttgcaaaattcaattctaacattttatacagtcaaagaggggaaatatgcattttgaccgtagcaataaataatatatatatatatatatatatatatatatatatatatatatatatatatatatatatatatatatatacaatttccaTCTTTTACCCATTAGTTTGGCTTAATTCATTATGAGTGTTctttaattattaggattttctTATTTGCAATAATAAGACCGTATCGATTGTATTTCGAGCATTGCAAAAGTCTGAGACATGTTTCCAGCTTACAAGAAACACTTCAAGCACCAAGGTTAATGTTGTGGGAAAATCTGTAGTGAGAGAGGAAAGTCGAAGTCACAGAAATAAGATAGCAGCTTGACTACATTTTAAAAATCTATCTTAAAGTAGTGTGAAGGTTTTTAAACAAAGAAGAGATCAAGAATGCTGGAGGTTTGatttagataaataataatatttgaaggtTCTTAGATAATTAGAGATTCAATCTTTGTAAGAGTACCAAGCAAAAGGGTCCTTATACATTGGCTTGGGTATCAGATTCTACGTTACTTAATCTCAGTCACATCTTTTTGAAGAAATGgaaatatgggagagagagagagagagagagagagagagagagagagagagagagagagagagagactttccaggagactgcctggatcaAAGGCAAACCGGGAAGGTCTTGCAGCAAAGCCATTATCCAGCAAGAAGAACCTCTTCAATGACGTCTTGTTGTTATTACCGCGATCGTCAATACATCACAGATCATTACACCTCTTGAAGCCAAGACGTGAAGTGATGATATTTAAGCTCGGCGTCTCCAGATAACCCCCGTCAAATCCTCAGCTTCCTTGGCGGAGGAATCATCTCGCATCTCCTGCTGGCAATCTCCTTCGAATCTGCTTCTCCAGGGGAAGATTAGCTCGCCCCGAAGATCTTTGTGTATAATACACACTGTACCGACACCTGCAATGATTTGCAACACTCTGGTAAGTGATAATCATGCATAATGAGCATTGCATACTCGTTTGTTGGAAAGTGTATATGTTCTCGCCCCTTACACCAGTCATGGTTAACATTTATAGCCAAGTTGTAGACACTTGCACACTATCTAGCAATCTTGAGATATAAACAAAGATTTATTTCTTGGCAAAGAATTAGGCTTTTTTTTTGTAGACTCGCGAGCAAGACTACGGTTTCGTTTCTTCATAAAACAGTTTTGATTTTCACtctagaaatatttaaaaacgaTATCATTGTCTCGTTCAAATTTTGATAATGAGATTAGTTCAAGAAAATGGCCGTTTTATAATGAATTTCAGATCAATGATGAATAGCAAAGCTTCTCTACTATTCAACTACTGCAAGTTAGGCGTCCTTTCGTTTATCTCAAGACTAGGAAGTAAAAATACCTATTAATTGAAGTGACAAATGCTACAACTACCCTTGGTAAATGACACGTTCATTTGATGGCGAAACCACCTTTacatacatcattttttttttttttttgttctctccgAGACGCTATATTATCGAAATAGGTTTGCGTCTGTACCTTCAATAATGTGAAGCTGTGAATGAAGTTCAGATAATTGAACTTCAGATCATCTAGAAAAGTTAATGGGAAGCTGAATTTCATTCTAAAGTCGTCTGACTGACAGCAAAATTCGAATTATACCCTATATCTCCACTCTGGTTTAAAATTGTGAAGTTTTCAGAAACGATTTCAGACGTATACCAGgaaaagttaagtctatcttagtttaaccagaccaatgaggtgattaacagctctcctagggctggcccgaaggattcgatattttgacgctaggaaccaattggttacttagcaaatgGGACCTACAGGTttttgtgggatcagaaccacatcgagaaatgaatttctgtcaccaggaataaattcctctgattccgaagTCAATTTTAGTGACGAAACCAAAGTCACTCGAACTGTAATTCTTCCGACGTCTGAAATATGACTTCGGTTATCTTTCATCTGTTATTTCTTCCCACCCAAGGCCCTCCAACTCATTCATTCCCTCGAACACCCCCACCAGGTATGGTCTCTCGTGCTGGCGACTATCATTTCGGACCTGGACACCACGGGCACCACCAGCCAGGTCGCGGCAGCCGGGCCACCGGACGTCCTCCTCCCAGGGATCGAGACATTATTCTCCTCGTCCTATTCCTCCTCTTCGGCTTCGACTTCGCCCAATtctcagcctcctcctcctcctcctccccctccctcctcgcTTCTGGAGTCGCTCAGAGGCCGCACCGCGGACAAGAGGGCGGCCCTAGACCGATCCTGCAAGGGCGTCTATGACCGGGGCATCTTCATGATGCTCGACAGGGTGTGTGAGGACTGCTACAACCTCTACAGAAAGCCCTACGTCGGCCTCGAGTGCAGGTAACGAACGGATGGCAGTTGAAGGGCGACGCTAGATCAAAAAAGGGTTATTTCGTCGTGTAGCGATTACGCCGCGaatactttatcatttttttttgcaCATGTCATGAATAATATTGCTCGATGGGGCATAGTGCTAATAGTTAAAGTGTTTCATGTAAGcttagtatatataaagatacatacatatatatatatatatatatatatatatatataaaataaaatatatatatgtatatatatatatatatatatatatatatgatatatatatatctatatatatatatatatatatatatatatatatatattatatttattatatatattatatatatatatatatatatatatgtatatatatatgtgtatgtattgtatatatagtatacacacacacacacacatatatatatatatatataaatatacataaacagtatatataaattatacatgtttatatataatttatatatatgagtgtagaatctactggtcatttttaccagatacatatacaaTTGTTATAACCACAATGtcttcttaacttctcaaatttgagaagtcaagagggcaatgtggctattacagttacaaatagtatatacatatatatatatatacctcccatAAAGTCTTACATCTTTTACAAACCCTATCGTACCTGCAATTCATATTAAGCCAATAATAACctcagtattttctctctacctcttcctgtaaaaaaaaaaaaaaaaaacacacacaggaaGAGATGCTACAGGAACGTGGTCTTCCGACAGTGCCTTAACGATCTCCTCCTGAAGGAAAACTTCGACTCCTACGCCGACTCCATCAGGACTGTGGGGAAGTAACTTGAGTCCTCGGGCGGGATTAGGACATTGTGGTGATCGAGTATCCTCAAAGGACCCCCAAGCTAAACCATCTACTAGATATTCGGCAGCCTTTGGAAGatctttcattttcaatattcatttttttgcTTATCTAGATCGTCATCATGGAGATttggtttttattctgttttcttcCTATTTTTATATCTCAATCTTCTTGTTCTTTAGCTTTATATATCAATCAGCAAAGGCTTTTTTAGTCTACAGATAATAGGAGGCCTATAGACATTCTAAAATGGTCCCTTAACTTGTAGTAACTGAATAAAGTATTCTTCGTTCATCTAAATAACACTTATCAGTTAGAATCTATGTTGTtagatttacttttttatattacttCCTTTTTTATTGAACTATGTACTCTCCAGTCATAGTAAGTCTACTTAATGATATTACAAAGGCACGTACATTTAGTCACATTATTTGCCCTTACTCTCTAGCTTTCTGTTCTGGGTAAAATCATTTCATttgacatctatatatatatatatatatatatatatatatatatatatatatatatatatatatatatatatgatgtatgtatgtatgtatatgtatatgtatatatatatatatatatatatatatattatatgtatatgtatatgtatatatatatatatatatatatatatatatatatataactcattaaaaggaaaaggtagaatataataataatgaaaatactaaTAAACAAGTATAAACAATTTCGAAACCAAAGATTGTCTATGATGAAATATAATAAAGCATTTGACCTTTACattattttccttcatcaaaTCCTGTTAGAAATAATTCCTTAATATAATTTTATCCTAAAATGTCTTTATCATTAACCTAAGATGGTCTTATTTTGTGGCCACGACTTGAGACAGATAATGacgtttttattaaaatactcttCATAACAATACATATCTTTGTTATAATTTTTACTATATTGACTTAATTAATAAGTGTGGCTTTAAAGGATTTTGATTTCAGAAATTCAAAGATTATGTCGCAATCTGACCCCTTTTGAGTTATTAATCACATTTTCACTTACTAGACGATTGCCAGTTGTGCAATAAGGCTTCATGAACGCAAAAGCTCGTATGgtacaaacaaaagaaataaaatgatcaGACGCCGAAAAGGAAAAGTTATACGTATTAAACGGATTATTCATTCCTGAGAGCGTTCATGCTCAATGATGAAAGCATTATTCGTGCCCTATAAGCTGGAACAAATTGAAAGGACTGCAGCGGAAATTCCTGATAACCAGCGAACTTACTCAGTATTTATATTATGTTAACATAAGGAAGTAATGGTATACGCATGTGTCAGATACGACTTCCCAATAATTCATAAGCCCAAATCTAAAAGTTTAATCTAAATTCGGGTGAAGAAATACAGGAACCACTTACAACCTTCAGAGAAGCTTATTCACTTCCCTCCTGTTTTTCTTAGACATTGGCTACCTATCTCACACGCATCACAAACCGATTGCATTTACGGTTACTACTTATCAGTAATCCTAACCCGTacttcagcgcctcagtggcatggtcggcttggtcttggcctgccacctcggtggccacgagttcgattctcgggcaattcattgaggggttagagatgtgtatttctggcgataggagttcactctctcgacgtggttcagaagtcacttaaagccgttggtcccgttgctgaataaccactggctccatacaacgtaaaaacaccaaacaaacaataacCCGTGTTTCACTAACTCCTTAACGATTCAAAGGATTATCCGGCACTTGTCCAGGATCCTTTCTCCGTTAATGGTCGTagacttgttttcaacttgtttgcgATATATTGCCAACGTGTGTTGATGGCATGCTTTACACAGAGGGCTACATATCTATGCTATAGAAATGTTAAATTCACGTACAAAGTAAGCAATGACCAACGCGGTACAAGTTCagtatatctaagtttaaccagaccactgagctgattaacagctctcctatagggctggcccgaaggatttgatattttttacgtgactgggaaccagttggttacctaacGACGGTACCtgcagcttattgtaggatccgaagtAGAACCCCGAAGAAACTCCCTTGGGTGAAATACTTAACTTCGTTCAGTTGAAGAAGGTCTTCAAGCCACACTTTTGCAGAGGAGCAAATTCTGCAGGAATCCGGCGTGACCTCTCATGAGTTTTTCATGGTGCACGCAGGACACGACCTCAGATTATGAagctattcttgttttctcttactgggggagtaagcctacaaactacttcattgttgctgttgttcttcgtGTTCTTGTTGTAGTTCTTGTCGTTGgtaagaaagcctaaaaaggtctgaaaaaggtgtttcacgttgagtttaaaaatataggaattttacgataggatatttatgatatacttattagaatgaaaatttcaaaaataaataatttgtatgttaaacagcacagaaaatatatttccaataaaatatacagtatttatttcaattttcgttggtgaaacaacgctctatttgaccgtagagtttagcacgcacctcgagtaagctggaggtcggatcgtgCGTTGTGCTTTCACCTGGACCTTATTTTACCTGAGGATGGGAAATCTTTTTCCCCTCTCCTGTGCCCTGCCCTCTTGGCACCACCTTTAGCGCGCTAGCAACAttgtagctatagtagattcacatcaatcgtgcatgtgatgtctaggccagtcccttccgacgctcttgattggctgttgataagccaatcacagggctggaaactctcagtcgctcTCTAGAGTTcaaatgggtaggatctatgttccatctctcctgagggatatgtctttcaaaagtatccctcaggagaggtggatcgtacaacctgcctacgtgaactctcgagagagactgagggtttccagccctgtgactggcttatcaacagccaatcaggagcgtcggaagggactggcctagacagcaaatgcacggttgatgtgaatctactatagtctcggTGCTATCGGCATCGTCCCATCTCTTTGCCATTGACTTCATTTGAAGGCCAAATTGTATTGCTAATGAGGCTTCCTATAGATATTCCATAATAGACGTTGTTACGTgtctaggagccaattggttacttagcaacgggaccttacAGCTTACTGAGGGATCCGACCcccatcgagaaatgaatttcgatcaccagaaataaattcccctgattccgcgttggcagagcggggaatcgaacccggactcTAAGGTCGGTAgttgagcacgtaaaccactcgtccaacgaggaactaaaaggTGAAAGTGGATGAGCGGCAATAGGAATATAAGATCGAGAGGTTAAACAGCAATATTGGTGAAATAAACTAGAATAGAGGTAAATAAACGACTAAAAAGTAGACGCAGCTAAATGCAGAGGAGACGCTAAAAACACCctgtagtaatgcctacagtgcaccacgtgaggtgcacgaAAGGAACTACCCTTCTACTGGGCGGTtcctaataatgttttgcagagTTCTAAGgcaaaatgagtgaggaatcgacAGTCGTTCTGCGACTGAAATCATCTTGCTCCTACTGTAGCTGTTTTTGCTGCAAATTTCCTTATTCGGCAACTAAATGATTTAGGCAGCTAAATTTTGTCAGTATGAAAAGAACGAAAATATAGTATAACTACTGCTACAAGATCATCATTCATCACTACGTATGGAAGTAAGACACAACCAATTTGCAAAGAAATGGATCAGTTTATCGGAAACCATAAATTTTCAAGAGAGCAGTAACAAGATGCTGAGCTTGATATTATCATCCAGTAAGTAAACGTAGATGATTCATCGTATATccttgaaatgataaaaaaaaaaaaaaaaattacattgcaGATACCGAAATACAGACTGGCAATTCCTTACCgaacctataattttttttccttgccaTCTGTTCCTTCTTCCCACAGACATGACAAAAGGCTCAAGGCAGCTAAAGATTCTGAAATACTATACTCTTTAAGAAGAAGCAAAATGCCGTTTGATTTCATTGCATTATGACGTCTCTGAAACGACAGAAAGACAAATAAGCCTAGGCCTAGTGCACGCAGAAGACTAGATACTACGCCAACCTTAACCAAGAGTGATTCCTACGCAACAGATAAAATAGTTCACCTAAAAGGGCTTCAGCCTACATTTTGGTTGCCGGAAGGAGGCTCCAACAATAATGCATCTTGCACGGCATACTAAAGATGGTACTACAGTTGGTCCCTTGAAGCGTCCTTTCTGGGACACCAGAGGAATATTTTCTTCTGTTCCATCTTGTCTCATCccacttagctgtccaacttcttgaaTTCCATCTTACTACAGTTCTCACATCatatttagaaaaagaaaaaatctttcgaGCCAGACCTATAAGTCTAAGATTACGGTTTTCTTAAACCATATATCCTATTAATTAACAGAGCTCTGGCCGACAACGGACGTGCGTTTTTTGTTGCTCCGGCGTCTTGTTCTGCTGGTTATAAGCAATTAATTGCTCTTTGCATTATATTGGACCTTGTTCAACGTGTTGCCTCACTATGGCAACCAAGGATGCTGTAGGAGACGTTGAAGAGGATCTGGCTTTATCGACTAGTGAAACAAGTGAAATCAATTATGCTTCTACATct
The sequence above is a segment of the Macrobrachium nipponense isolate FS-2020 chromosome 27, ASM1510439v2, whole genome shotgun sequence genome. Coding sequences within it:
- the LOC135200567 gene encoding crustacean hyperglycemic hormones A-like — encoded protein: MICNTLVWSLVLATIISDLDTTGTTSQVAAAGPPDVLLPGIETLFSSSYSSSSASTSPNSQPPPPPPPPPSSLLESLRGRTADKRAALDRSCKGVYDRGIFMMLDRVCEDCYNLYRKPYVGLECRKRCYRNVVFRQCLNDLLLKENFDSYADSIRTVGK